TGTGGGGCAAGCAGTACCGCGATAGTTACTAGATTCGTGATTTGCTCCATTCACTATTCAAGCTCGCGGTTCGTAATTTGCTACCTCATATGAATGATATTTCTTAGGGGTTATACATCTCTGATTCACGAATAAGAGATTGGGTTGATGATTTCGCGGTTTTTGATTGGCAACACAACTATAGCTGTACAGAACACATAGTTAGCAACAATGAAAGATCCTAAACTCAATAAGAAGATCATATGTCtacatttggggggggggggggggctatgtcTAAATCCTACTACTAGCTTCATCCTGATTTATTGATCCCCTTCGTATTTTGTACTAAATTTTGAttatagatttaactaacaaaattttAGTGCTTGTCACAAAAAATTATCGTATTTggacatagttttcaatgatatctTTTTaggcatgcattaacattttattagttaaatctgagatcaaagtttgacacaaaatactaAGAAAACATCAGAACAAAGATAGTACATATGTTttcttacagagggagtactaaaaaTGGGGAAAGTGAGATTTAACCGGGTTGGGCCAAGCTAGACCAACTAGTCCACAATTAAGCCTAGACCCCACGCACCACTCTCGCTATACAgtcagagcatctacaaccggaacTCTTAAACCCGCCTTATACGCCCGAGCGGGCCGCCCGGTCACTACTCGGTCATAATTTTTTGACTCGGACGGGTCTCTCAAACGGCCTCAAacacccgggctgaccggcacccatATATCCAGCTCAAATATGGACGGATATGGGAGCGCCGGGGCACGCCTGCCACGGCGGACCCGAAAGCTCGAGCCCACCACAAATTGCACCAAATTCACCAAACCCTTCCTCCTCCAACCATTTCCGCGCCTGGACCCTCGCCGGCCTCCACCCTTGCTCCCAATCCTCACCTTCGGTCCCAATCCACCACCGAAGATGTCGTCTAGCCCGACCCACACCGCCGTGACGGAGACGTAGTTCGCCTTGTCCGTCGAAGGCGTGATTTCGTCGGCGGCGACTTGCAAGGCGGAGGACGTCGCCCGCAAGTTGCAGCGACGCCGGCAGCAAGAGAGGGAGGCGGCGACGTCGTAGGGAGGTTAGGACGTGGTGGAGCAGCTGTCTCCTCCGCCGCGCCTGGATCCCTGCATCCCTTCCCTCCGAGCGCTCGGAGGCCATCCGTCACGCTCGGACATTGATTTCATTTTGCCATGTTCggtttgttgaactatgatttgctttgttttgtttcaaactttggcatttggACAGTTTATACtatactagtcaatgtgtacgtgcaatgcacgttaatttgaaaGTATATTATGTGCATGCGGATGTTAAGTaagatattatttgtgtgttattatgtgattaacactatatttagcatgaaattaactgcatttTTTCCGTGTTACTATGTGATTAccactatatttggcatgaaattaactgcacgctaaacgtgttgagtgctcgacattgaagcagtctaggtcattggattgacatgatttgatggacaagattAATTGAATCTGCCTCTTTGGGTCCTTTTATATTGGTATATATGATCGACGTGTATGAATTGTATGGATTTGAGGACCAGAATTTGTAGTATGTGAATGTGCGATGCAACATTTGAGGGATTGCCTTGGCGGCGGACGTTTAAGGGCGAGTAAAATGCAAGCGCGGTCCTAATTCTTTCCTGAAAGTGTCACTTGTGTCCTAATTCTTTCAAAATGCATATCTGAGTCCCAAATCTTTTTAAGTTGTTCACGAGAGGTCCTAATCCCGTCTGACCGCCGCTGACCAGCTCGCGTGGCACTTTGACCAGTCCACGTCGACACCAGAGGGCCCGGGGGGATAACGACCGGCCGTGAATATTTGCAGAAAAAACCCTCTAACCCTAATTCCCTTTCATTCGCAGCCCCCCTTCCTCTTccccacccctctccctctccctggaGAAAACAGGGCGATTGACGGCGGCGGCTCTGCTCCAGTGAGAAAAGGGTGGCGGCGGTGGCTGTTgtccggcgagggcgacggcgacgcTAGGATGGCGCCACATCTACGGCGACCCGGAGGTCCTCCTCCGCGATATGGTAATTTCTTGTAACCCTAATCCCAATCCTACTGTttagttccccttcttcttctcatTAGGCAGAATCAATGACCGAATCCTTTGCAATCTAGGACCACAAGAGGAGCTTTTCAGTGTAGAAATCAATTATGATGGGTTTTTTTTGCGGATTTGGCAAGTCAAAGTCATATGTCGATGGCAAAGATGTTGTGTTTGATGGATGTGAAGTAGATACATGGTCTCCTCTCTGACTCACTGATTTTATGCAACAATTAGGATATAGTGACCAATTGAACTACATTTTGTATTGGTTGCTCCCTGGAAAGAATCTAGCTGATGGTCTCCGGATTGTGGACTGCGACACTGACACATTGCACATGACAGCAGTTGTCCCAAAATTTCAGTATTTTCAGTTGTTTGTCGACCATAAAGATATGACATTTGACAATGCAATTTGACAATGCCTTTGGGTTTCACACAAACCATGGAAAAGAGTAGTCCCATGGAAATGTAATGCTATTTCCTATTTTGGTTGCACAACTTCAAGACTTTGTAATGTTGAACCCATCTATCTATATTTCAAACTACTTCTAAGTTCAATTACTGTTTATTTGTGTTGTcaatgctattgaaaaaatgctGCCACAgtacaaaaaaacaaacaaaatgcTGCCAAATTTTACTTCAATTTCATTACCACAGTAGATGATCAAGATCTGGATAAATCAACAGTGGATACATCAACTCTGGATACATCATACTAGCACATCACTTCTTAAAACCTACATACACCACTACTGCAATCAGTACAACAAGTGCACTGAGAATACTCTTACAAAGAAAAATGAGCTCATTGATCTTCTTCACTACATCTGCATTCACCACAGTctcaacaatgctctgcattgcTCCTGCACATTCCTCTTGCACCTCTATTTCTTCACTTGCAATGACACCAGCCGAATCAAAACTGCTCAATCCATGGCTGATGTACCCACCTCTCACCAAAAAATCAAAATAGTTGTCTGGTCCATCTTCCCAGTAATAATGTTGGCAAGGATTTGGTGGAATCTGACACAAATTGAGTAACAAAATTCAGCAAAAAATAACACAGAAACATCAAATCGATTGGGGCAGTTGTAGAAAATCTTACATGGTGATTGGGGCACTTGTAGAAAATCCTACCAGGATTTGCCTCCGATTTTGACACAAGACGAATTGTAGATCGAATGTGGCAGCTAGGGCAAGGTACCAACGGCAGCATCCCCGCAGGCGGCTGCACCGAATGAGCTACTATCCTCGGTGGAGATGCCGCCGGTGGAGACGGCGCTGCCAAGGCCATGGATGCCGGCGATGGACCAAGCAACTTCCTCCCATGGCGCTTCACCGCAGATGAGCTAGCGGCGGCGGACATGGTGCTGGGCGGCGGCGGAACGAGCAGAGCGGGGTGGAGAAGACCTAGGGACGGGGAATGGGAAGGACGGATTAATTAGGGGCCAAATTGCATATAAGCCCAACCGCCAGGGGCGGGAAAACTCCCGCCTGGGCCCTCTGGTGTCGACGTGGCACTGGTCAGCGGCGGTCAGACGGGATTAGGACCTCGTGTGAACAACTTAAAAAGATTTGGGACTTAGATATGCATTTTGAAAGAATTAGGACCCAagtgatattttcaaaaaaaattatgacCGCGCTTGCATTTTACTCTTTTaagggctggagatgctcttacagcgccatggccgccgccacAACACAGCCACAGCCGCCTCCCGTTTTGCGCCACCTCTTCCTCCAACTTCGAGTTCCTGGCCACCCCTCACTCCGCGAGAACCACCGGACCTACCTACCGCTACCCATCTGTGCGCAGGTCTCCAGCACCGACGCTTCAGCCGCTGCCTCGCGCCGGCCAACGAGTATCCCCCGCCCCATCGCGTGTTCGTCGTACACAGATGGGCAGAGGGATGAGCGCTCTATTTCGGATCGATTTTGGATTCGGCGAATCGGCGAGCGAGCACAGGACGGCCGGGGCGAATTCGAACCCCGATCTGGATAGGTCGATGGGGATCGGAGTTCGACGCCTCTTCTAATCCGGTAACTATGTCACTACCACCACTACAAAGTCCAGGACCAGCCAAACCATCATCAAGAGCTAAATCCTAAGATTAGTGTTATCTAGAGCTTCAAGTCTTGTTAGTTTGGTATTCTAGAAAAAGTTTGGTTAGTTTGGATTCTGTTTGGGTCGTTCCTTTTTCTTTGGATTGGATCTTTCCTTCCTACGTACTGTAGTTGCGAGCAGCTATGCCAAGTAATCTGGTATCTAGGAAATAAGCCAGAGCCCAAACAGCCTCTCTCCACGTCCTCCAACATCCCACGATTATCCCCACCGTAATCTAGGTTGTGACAACCACCAACTCCATTTTTAGAGTTAGCATGTACCAGCGTTGACTATGCAGTAATTTGTATGGCTTAAAACATCAACATGAAAGTGACACACGTCATAAGAAGGATAGCTTAAGCCAGATGGTACACTCTTTAGCATCTCATTATTGACCTTATTTTTTCTTGAAAACTAAATATTGTTTGCATATCTTGATGTTCATGAACTCTCTGACAAGACACTGCATTCTTGGCCTTTTATATTCAATATCTCATTATCGTTTTTATTTGTCCTTCAAAAATATTTACCATTCCAACATATATCTTGATGTCCTTGATCCCTCTGACAAAAGATTGCATTCTTGGCGCTCAAGAAAATATGTGTAACATCTTTATTTCTTTTGTCAGAAAATAATTTTTAAGTTCTAACTTTAGTTTTCTTATTGTATGTGTGATTCAGCTTGCAGAAATCGATTGACCGCTATAAGGCATATACAAAGGATAATAATGTTAATAACAAGACAGTACAGCCAGATATACAGGTGAAGATCCTAATATCTCAACTTTTTTGTTGATTAAGACTTGAATAATCCATTAAAATTATGTGAATATCTGGCAAGTGATATCAAGTTATAGTACATCTCCATTTTGTATATATTGAGGCCTTCTTTTTCAGAATATAGCCATAACACAGTATAGCAGTGATGCAATTTGCTTGTATCTTACATCAGTATATTAATTTGTCAATGACCTGCGTGACAACTAAATATATTGATACACGCCACTGTATATTCAATTGATACATAATAGCTAAAATTAAAACCTGCACGACCCTTATAATGTACGTATATAATGTAGGAACATGATCACAATATGCTCTCTTTAATACTGTatttgtcatgttgaccaatgacTGGATACTCTTCTACACCTTCAGTGAATACAGCAAAACAAATGTTGATAGAATGGTCGTGCATCTAAACCCTCAAAGATTGTGCAATTCTTCATTTAACCAATTAAAAATCAGGAGCTATCACTGTTGTTGCAACTAACTTATGCCAGCTCACTATTGCAATTTCACATGGACACATGCTAATAGCAAAAACATGATATGTAGTTATATACTGCCCATTAGTTTTCAGTATAATAAGGACTTAAACGTTAGCTCTGGGCATTGTAGTATGGCATGTAATGTGACGACACACATTCTTATGCTGAATCATCTGGATTCTGAACTGCAGCAAGTCAAAGCCGATACTGTAAGCTTGGCAAAGAAACTTGAAGCTCTTGAAGTTTCGAAGCTGTAAGCAATCTTGTCACTTCCTGAAGCCTAGATTGTAGGTAGACAGCCAAAAATAATGCTTAATTATATGAGGTGCAGAAAGATCTTGGGCGAAAATTTAGGAGGGTGCTCTGCTGAAGAACTGAACTGTCTGGAAGTAAATATTGAGAAGAGTCTCCGCACCATCAGAGGAAAGAAGGTTGGCTAGTCAAAAACTCTTGAATTGCTATAAAACAGGTGAGCTGCTCAATTTTACACAAACTAACCTGAATCTGTGTATGTGTTCACTCCACTGCCATCAGACCCAGGTGCTCGAACAGCAGATAGCTAACCTGAAAGAGAAGGTATACCCCCAAGGCCCCAACTGATGCATAACCCCAAAGGCCAGATTAACTTATGGCCTGTTTTCTAAAAAAACATCTTACAGCAGCCTATATACATAAATAACTCACAGTACACACGCCAACTAATTCTGCATGCTTCTTGTACTATGTTCAGGAGAGGATGCTTCTCAAAGACAACGAAGACTTGCGCGGAAAGGTGATGACTTCTTGTACTTTGTTTGCAAGTAAAACTGCGGAGTATCTGATATCTTATATGCAAGAGACAGAGAACATAGCAAATTAATCTCGCACCCATCATGTATTATGTATGGAATTCTACCAAGTCACTGACGTCGATCTTGTCGCTGCAGCAGCGCGACCTTGAGGCGTCGCTGGTGGTTCCTGCCCTGAACTGCGTCACGCCCCTGCAGCCACGTGGCCAGCTGGCACCAGAGCAGGAACCGGTACCGAGCGATGAGGACGTGGAGACGGAGCTCTACATTGGGTTGCCCGGGGTTCGCTGCTCCAACCGGCGGTCAGGTCAAGCCAAATAGCTAATCAGCCGGAAGGTTGAGCCTCACACAAATAAACTCTCTACAGAGGCATGAAGTGGCCAATCAGTAGTCCACCATTTCTGTTATTCTCTATATTTAATCTATAATCTCTTGCAAGCTAAATTAGCGGCTGCGACGATGACAAACCTGCAGAGAACCTCTGACGACTGAAGGTGAAACGCCAGTACACCAATTGTTTCTTGCGCAACGGCCGTCAAATGGAACTAGGTGAGGCATTCTTATGCCATGGGACGCAAACCTCCTGGATGTGACGAACATTGTCGCCTCGACCTACTGTCTCTGAGCCATGGTTCGGATCAGCAAAATAAATGTCTGCTTTGAGGCCACATCTGTCTATGGACTTACCGTCTGTACTTATAAAGATGCCTTCTTTGCCGAGTTGATTAGCCATAAACCGCTGCCTGGGGTGGCTTGGTTGGCCTCCGGAGACTTCAACCAGATCTATCGGGCTAGGGACAAGAACAAAAGAAACATCAACCGGAGCAGAATTAACTGGTTCCGTGCTGCTTTGCAGTCCTGTGAACTCAAAGAGATTCATCTTCAAAATAGACGTTTCGCCTGGAGTAATGAGAGGGTGAACCCGACTCTATGCAAGCTAGACTCCTTTTGTAATGTTGAATGGGATACAACATCCGATACACATGTTCTACATGCCTTGTCGTCATCCCTCTCTGACCACTGCCGTCTCTTGCTCGCCGATGACAAGGGGCCTAGGGGGCCGCGGTCTTTCAAGTTTGAGAACTTCTGAGTCTCATTGCCCGGGTTTATTGACGTGGCACGGAAGGCGTGGAATGATCAAGCGAACCATTCAGAGCCCTTTCAGGTCTTGCACCACAAGTTGAAGAAAACCGCGCTCCGTCTCACCGAGTGGAGTAAGAAGCTCTTCTCGAAGGCAAAAGTTCACCTTTATGCGGCTCTGCTCGTCATTCTTTGCCTTGACATTGCGCAAGAATCGCGTCCACTCTCCCCCGACGAGATCGACCTCCGCTCCCGCCATAAGTGGAGAGTGGTGAGCATGGTGTTGCTAGAAAGGGCTAGGAAAAGCCAATGTGTGAGGATTGCAAACTTGAAAGATGGCGACGACACAAAAATTTTCCACCACCGCATCAATGCACGGAGAAGAAAAAATCACATTCATAGGATCAAGCATGCGCATGGTTGGATAACCGAACACGGGAAAAAGAGAAGATTATACTTCACCACTTCACTGAGGTTATGGGAAGAGGGGCCTCGAGCAACAAGGATTTTAATTGGGATGAGCTCCCTTGTGAGCAACATGACTTACATGACCTTGATGCGCCCATCACCGAGGACGAGGTTTGGAACGCAATCAAGGAAATGCCTGACAAGGCTCTCGGACCGGATGGCTTCACCGGCATCTTTTTCAAGAAGCATTGGGGTTTTATCAAGCGTGATATCATGAGGGGCATCCAGAGTTTTGACTCCCTCATTAGCTCCAGTCTTCAATGGCTAAACTCCGCCAATGTCGGCAACTAGAGCTTCATTCCCTATGAAATATTTGGGTCTCCCACTCTCTGTGTGGCAACTTAAGAAGGTTGACTTCCAATACCTTGAAGAAAAAGCGGCGGGCAAATTGGTCACTTGGGAGGGGCAAAGCATCACCACTATCAGGCGCACAACTCTCGCTAAATCGGTCATCTCCTCTCAAGCAATGTACTCCATCACACCTCTCATCGTTCCACCGAGCTCTTTGCAAAACCTCAACAAGATTGAGAGGGTTTTTCCTTGGTCTGGATCGGACAAAACGACCGGTGCCAAGTGCAAGGCCAATTGGGAGACTGTGTGTCGACCACGCGAATACCGTGGTCTTGGGGTGCTTAACACCGATAAGTTTTGCAGGGGCGTTGCGGCTAAGATGGCCTTGGTACGAGTGGAAAGAGCCAAACAAACTTTGGGTAGGGCTTGGTAACCCATGCACCGAGGAGGACCTCGATTTCTTCTATGCCTCCATCAACAATCACCATTGGGAATGGCGCCAAAACTCCTTTCTGGGATGCCCCTGGTTGCTTGGGCGCAAACCCAAGGACATCGCCCCGCTAATTCATGAAGcatcgaggagaaaaaattggAAGGTGCAGGAGGCCTTCTGTCGGAGTGCTTGGATCCTTAGGATCAATCTCCCAGTCGTCATCACTGGGGCCCACATCAGGGAATTCTTCACTCTCTAGATGCTTGTTCATGACTTCCACCTTGAGGCACATATTGAGGATGACATTGTTTGGAAGCACTCGAATGATGGGATCTACTCGGCCGCCACTGCTTACAAGGATCAGTTCCTTGGGTTGACTCCCCCATGGACTTCATGGTCTGGAAGGTTTGGGCGCCCCCAAAAATCAAATTATTTGCATGGTTAACTTTGCAAGATCGGATTTGGATCGTGATGGCTCGTGTCCGCGTCagtatttcctcgaagaggaagggatgatgcagcacatctacagtaggtattttcctcagttacgaaaccaaggttatcgaactagtaggagaaccaagtaacactatgtaaacggtacctgcacacaaagaacaaatacttgcaacccgatgcgtaaaaggggttgtcaatccctcttgggTAAAAGATAAATtggtttgtatgattttggataaatagatctcgcgataaaaccaaataaaataaataaagaagaaagtgcagcaaggtatttttgggtttttagaataatagatctgaaaacaaaagcaaataaaaatagatctcaaagcaaatatgataaagaatagacccgggggccgtagatttcactagtggcttctctcgagaaaaatagcatacgacgggtaaacaaattactgttgggcaattgatagaacttcaaataattatgacgatatccaaggaatgatcattatataggcaccacgtccaagattagtagaccgactcctgcctgcatctactactattactccacacatcgaccgctatccagcatgcatctagtgtattaagttcatggagaaacggagtaatccaataagaacgatcacatgatgtagacaagatctattcatgtaggaatagacaccatcttgttatccttaatagcaacgatcaatacgtgtcttgctgccccatctgtcactgggaaagaacaccgcacgactgaacccatcacaaagcacctcttcccatggcaagaaaaattgatatagttggcctaactaaaccaaagattcgaagaagaggTGGCctaaatcgatctagttggcctaactaaaccaattgttttgaaaattagagatggcacatacaaatttgcttagaacgacacgggaataccgcatataggtagatatggtggactcatatggcaaaactgggtttaaggattttggatgcacaagtagtattcctacttaatacaagtgaaggctagcaaaaagactgagaagcatccaaccaagaaacggaaaaatcacataagcaagcattaagcataactaacaccgaataatgcaccacaagtaggatgtaatttcattgcacaactattgactttcgtacttgcataggg
This DNA window, taken from Triticum aestivum cultivar Chinese Spring chromosome 1D, IWGSC CS RefSeq v2.1, whole genome shotgun sequence, encodes the following:
- the LOC123181529 gene encoding MADS-box transcription factor 56 isoform X2 encodes the protein MVRGKTEMKRIENATSRQVTFSKRRNGLLKKAFELSVLCDVEVALAVFSPRGRLYEFSSATSLQKSIDRYKAYTKDNNVNNKTVQPDIQQVKADTVSLAKKLEALEVSKLKILGENLGGCSAEELNCLEVNIEKSLRTIRGKKTQVLEQQIANLKEKERMLLKDNEDLRGKRDLEASLVVPALNCVTPLQPRGQLAPEQEPVPSDEDVETELYIGLPGVRCSNRRSGQAK
- the LOC123181529 gene encoding MADS-box transcription factor 56 isoform X1, which translates into the protein MVRGKTEMKRIENATSRQVTFSKRRNGLLKKAFELSVLCDVEVALAVFSPRGRLYEFSSATSLQKSIDRYKAYTKDNNVNNKTVQPDIQQVKADTVSLAKKLEALEVSKLKILGENLGGCSAEELNCLEVNIEKSLRTIRGKKTQVLEQQIANLKEKERMLLKDNEDLRGKQRDLEASLVVPALNCVTPLQPRGQLAPEQEPVPSDEDVETELYIGLPGVRCSNRRSGQAK